A portion of the Lolium rigidum isolate FL_2022 chromosome 1, APGP_CSIRO_Lrig_0.1, whole genome shotgun sequence genome contains these proteins:
- the LOC124698371 gene encoding uncharacterized protein LOC124698371 isoform X2 produces MRKGLHPQMQWISYVTQSGRLINVMMTKVNHTGKVYHMRAKRQMAQSLGQIAKFKRRYEQEAEENKDNK; encoded by the coding sequence ATGAGGAAAGGACTACACCCTCAGATGCAGTGGATCTCATATGTGACGCAGAGTGGCAGGCTGATCAACGTCATGATGACCAAGGTGAACCATACCGGCAAAGTGTACCACATGAGGGCAAAGCGGCAGATGGCTCAAAGCCTGGGACAGATCGCAAAGTTCAAACGCCGCTATGAGCAGGAAGCGGAGGAGAACAAGGACAACAAGTAG
- the LOC124698371 gene encoding DNA-binding protein HEXBP-like isoform X1 has translation MATSGSSGKTQENRSKGKWKTTKDLKPNFCSNQHGNRSEDGTRKHITCYCCGYPGHFTQECPRWNGSLTAPLGFSDGRQDGRRMHITCNCCGYPGHFTQECPRWNGPLTAPLGSSDGRQETQYSLTLNSYQQNIESRYCQDQKDGIITCLVCGEEGHYTCDCPMKNQERKVICTLCSKKGHCYLWCCQQNKSENLACTRCGEIGHSASTNGLSCSSCDEHHPHGECRMSEVTCFICDSRDHYLAQCPLNSALTAVCKDQRENLQAALQLALSKQGNSLSTPAKPSVESQVCKPSFAKKSAGKKPKSRKCYSCGEGGHFANGCISISKVPTPSKSNPEVRTGNTTTRVLKTICLKCNEEGHHGNHCPQKSGVTSTNLSRELEESSTIPTSSNLCKELKEQDPPTAEHSSEMKPVLSVGCFICSEEGHRAFSCPLRHPALTPDESSPLVTADNIPARLLICYSCGEEGHKSNQCSQKRQKR, from the coding sequence ATGGCAACCAGTGGATCATCTGGCAAGACTCAGGAAAATAGGTCAAAAGGAAAGTGGAAGACAACGAAAGATCTCAAGCCCAACTTCTGCAGTAACCAACATGGAAATCGATCCGAAGACGGTACAAGAAAGCATATCACATGCTATTGCTGTGGGTATCCAGGCCACTTTACGCAAGAGTGCCCTCGATGGAATGGTTCGCTCACTGCCCCGCTAGGGTTTTCAGATGGCAGGCAAGATGGTAGAAGAATGCACATCACATGCAATTGCTGTGGATATCCAGGTCACTTTACGCAAGAGTGCCCTCGATGGAATGGTCCACTCACTGCCCCGCTAGGGAGTTCAGATGGCAGGCAAGAAACTCAATATTCTCTTACACTAAACTCGTACCAACAAAATATAGAAAGTAGATATTGTCAGGACCAAAAGGATGGGATAATCACCTGTCTGGTTTGTGGCGAGGAAGGACATTACACTTGTGACTGCCCTATGAAGAATCAGGAGCGCAAAGTCATTTGCACTCTCTGTAGCAAAAAAGGCCATTGTTATTTGTGGTGTTGCCAGCAGAACAAGTCTgagaatctggcttgcacccgctgTGGAGAAATAGGGCATAGTGCTAGTACAAATGGTCTCAGTTGTTCAAGTTGTGACGAACATCATCCGCATGGAGAGTGTCGAATGAGTGAGGTTACATGCTTTATTTGTGATTCTCGGGATCATTATCTTGCTCAGTGCCCCTTGAATTCAGCGTTGACTGCAGTGTGTAAGGATCAGAGAGAGAACTTACAAGCTGCTCTGCAACTTGCACTATCAAAACAAGGCAACTCATTATCTACACCTGCCAAGCCATCTGTAGAATCACAAGTATGCAAACCTAGTTTTGCTAAAAAATCAGCAGGAAAAAAGCCAAAATCACGTAAATGTTACAGCTGCGGTGAGGGAGGCCACTTTGCCAATGGTTGCATCTCAATATCAAAAGTACCGACCCCCAGCAAGTCAAATCCTGAAGTTAGAACAGGAAACACGACAACACGAGTGTTAAAAACGATATGCTTGAAATGCAATGAAGAAGGTCACCATGGCAATCATTGTCCTCAGAAGTCCGGAGTTACATCTACCAACCTGTCCAGAGAGTTAGAAGAGAGCAGCACAATACCTACATCTTCCAACTTGTGCAAAGAATTAAAAGAACAGGACCCTCCCACTGCTGAACATTCATCAGAAATGAAGCCGGTATTGTCGGTTGGATGTTTTATCTGTAGTGAGGAAGGGCACCGGGCCTTTAGTTGTCCCTTAAGACATCCAGCATTGACCCCTGACGAGTCTAGTCCTTTGGTTACAGCAGACAACATACCAGCACGATTGTTGATATGCTACAGTTGCGGTGAAGAAGGCCACAAATCCAATCAATGCTCTCAGAAGCGCCAGAAGCGTTAA